In Bradyrhizobium paxllaeri, the genomic stretch CCATAAAAGTCTAATCGATACCTCACGGGACGTTGATGAGCTCTCATTGCCGCTTCGGGAGGATATACGGTGCAAGCCAGGGAAAGCGGAAGACTGATGGTTGATCTCTGCACGCTGATTGAGCGCAACGCGGCGTTCTCTCCCGACAAGCCGGCGATCCATTTCGAGGGCGAGACCTTAAGTTACGCGAGTTTCAATCAAATGATCGAGCAGGTCGCTCGCGCCCTAAAAAGCCAGCTTGGTGTCGAGAGAGGCGATCGCGTCGCGATCCTTAGTCTTAACCGGCCTGACCATCTGGTGCTGCTCTATGCCTGCGCGCGGCTCGGCGCAATGCTCGTGCCATTGAATTGGAGGCTTGCGGTCGCTGAGCAGCTCTTCATCCTATCCGACGCTGACGCCAAGGTGCTGGTGGTCGAGCACGCCTTCGAGGCGCTCCTGCCAGCCCTGGCCGATCAACTACCGGATATCTTTGTCGTTGGCTTGGATTTTGCGCCTCTTGGCGGAAGCAGATGGGATGGCCTGCTAGACCGAGGGCACGGCGACGGTCGCAATCCGCACACGGACCTGTCCTGTCCGCTTCTGATCGTCTATACCTCGGGCACCACCGGGCGGCCGAAAGGGGCTGTGCTGAGCCAGGAGACCTTGCTGTGGAATGGGATGATGAGTCAGCACATGCATGGCATCACCTCGGCAGACCACGTCTTAACAGTGTTGCCGCTGTTCCACGTGGGTGGCCTCAACATCCAGACGACGCCAGCTTTGCATCACGGCGCGACCGTTACGATTCACACGCGGTTTACGCCAGAGGCGACGCTCGCTGCGATCGGGCGCGACCGGCCAACGCTGACTGTCCTGGTGCCTGCCACGATTCAAGCCCTGACCGAGCATCCCCAGTGGTCGACCACCGACCTCACCTCACTCAGAGCGATTTCCGCCGGCTCAACCATGGTGCCGCAGCACCTGATCGAACGCTTCGTCGCACGCAGCGTACCAGTGTTGCAGGTGTATGGGTCCACGGAGACGTGCCCAATTGCTGTCTATACGAGACTGGGCGGTGATCTCTCGCGTGAGGGTACGACTGGCCTGCCCGGCCTTTGCTGCGAAGTGGAAATCATCAATGATGCGGGGAACAAGCAGCCGCCAGGAACCCTGGGCGAGATCGTAGTGCGCGGGCCTAATGTCTTCTGCGAATATTGGGGCAATCAAGACGCAACGGGCGAGGCGCTGCATAATGGCTGGTATCACACGGGCGACATCGGCCGCCGCGATGCCGATGGATATTTCTGGGTGCAGGATCGCAAGAAGAATCTGATCATTTCCGGCGGAGAAAACATTTACCCGGCGGAAGTCGAGCGTGTGCTTATGGAGCATCCCGATGTCGCAGAATGCGCTGTCATCGGTCGGCCCGATTCGCGCTGGGATGAAGTACCAGTGGCATATGTGATCAGAAGGTCAAGCGCACGGATTGAAGCAGAAGCGCTGAGCGCGCACATGCAGTCGCAGCTCGCCCGTTTCAAAGTGCCGCGCGAAATCATTTTCACGGAAGAACTGCCGAGAACGGCGCTCGGCAAGATCCAGCATTATATGCTGAAAGAACTCGATGCGCGATCAACTCGGCAAAGAGACACCAAATAAGTATCGCGGATTGGGCGCTGCCAATATTCGCCTGCTGCAGGCGGTCTTCCGTCTCAAGCTCAATGAGGTCGTTTCGATCAAAATGTTCTACATGAATGCGCTGCCGCCCGTTCACGTAGTGCGGGACTGCGCTTCCGTCCAATATGCCAAGTGCCACGGAGCTCGTTGATGCCGCGAATCCTAATTATGAATGCCGGTACCGCCCAAATGTCCGGTGCCGATCTAACGGCACTCCAACTTTCGCTTGCGGCCAAGTCGGCTTGGCGCTCCGTATGGTTTGCGCAACCGGGCGACCTAATTGTCTCTCCGGTAGCGATCCCGACTGACCTGCTACAATATGTTGGTGCGACATTAAGGTTCGACCCATCGACTGTCTTGGTGGTCGTGCCGGAAAACGCGCACGAGATGGGTGTCCTTAGTGATTTCACTCTACAGTCCAACATAATTGTTGAACAGATCCGCCGCCACATTTGTGACAAAACACATTGGAAACTATATGCTTGCTACGCTACTGAAGGCGTCGCGCGCCTAGCGGCGATGCTCGGCGTAATGCAGTACGGGGACGAGTTCGCTCTGCAGCGGGGTCCTGATTTATTGAACCGCAAGAGCCACTTCCGTCAACTGGCAACAAGTACCATGCTTCCGTTGCCCAGTGGATGCATAGCAACAACTTCAGAAGAACTGTTCAGAGCGGTCAACTCGCTAAGGCTTGAAACCGGCAGCGTTATTGTAAAGTTGGACAATGGCGCCGGCGGGGTCGGAAATGTCATATTGACCGGCAAGGAGAGCGCTCCACTACCTGGGGCAAGAGAGACCCGGCGGGTCCTTTGGCCGTCGTTTGATCCTGATCAACTTTGGTCTGAGCTGACAACCGCCTCATGTAAAATAGTGGTCGTCGAGTCATACCACGTGGCTCGTTCTCTCTTCTATCTGGAGTTTGAAATCGAGGAAAATGGTTCCATCGCATACGTCAATAGCGGCAACATACGTCTGCGTCGAAGCGAAGATCCGTCCGAGAGAGCTCTCGTCTGGACTGGACTAGAACTTCCAAGCGACCTAAGCAATGAGCAGTACTCGACCGCTTACGAGCACGCCTATCGGTTTGTGGAGCTTGCGCGGACCTTGGGATACCGCGGAATGATCAACATAGATGCCATTTTTTCGATCGACGGGAGGCTGCTCTTTAATGAAGCGAACGGTCGCTGGGGCGGGGGCTCGGTACTGCACAGCATTGCTGACCGGATGCTAGGATCCGACTATTCCCATTCTCACGTGATTTCATCCGTGCGGAACGTCCGACTAAACTCCCTCCGAGAGGCGGTTGATTGTTTTGTCGATGAAGGATTGCTATTTGATAGCATACAGAAGGAAGGCGTTATTCCGCTTGCCGCCGATCAAGACGCAGGTACGGTCGAGTGCCTCGTGATCGCGCGCGATAGGCTCGTGGGCCGCAATTTCGAGCATCGATTATTGAGGATAGTCTGATCTGGACCACTGCCCCATGTCCACTATTCAAGATACTTTGTTCGGTCCATTTGCTTGTTCCAACTTGAACTACAGCCCTATTCCCAACCATCTGCTGGACCCCAAAGGCGCTTTGCGTAATGCGAGGTCAATGACGCGGGCTCCGGCGACGTTGACGGCACGCGATCGCTGGGTCAGAGCGCTAGCGTGCGCGCGAGCGTCGTCATTATTGCTCATCGTAATGCCCGGGCTTCTCCGGCAGGACGAATTTGCCCGGCATACCGAACCAGCACAATCAACGAATGTGCGATAGCCCTGAGCGACAGGGCAATGGGTTGAGCCAGAACAAAGCTGTTCCCCTATGGCCACGGGCGACGAAGAGAATCTTTGTGCGCCGCTACGGGCGCATCCAGTTAGAGCATCCGGCCCGCATCAATATACCTCATCCCGACGCCATTGCAGGCCGTGCCATCTAGCTAGCCGACCGCACGCGAGCGGCATGGTCTTCGACTATCCGGCGGTTCACACCGTCGTATTTTGAACAAAAGTAGACGAGTGACCGACGCTCCCCCGCGTGCACCTTCCTTACCTCATGCCAGAACCTACATGTTGTGATAAGCACTGTCCCAAAGTGTGGACGAAACACCTGCCGTTTGCGGTCGGTTGGATACACGACGAACTCACCGCCCTCGAACTCTGTCGTGAGCTGAACAATTACAGAATATTCGAAGTCGGGGTCGCTCTCAGCATCTAAATGGATACCAACGAAGGACCCAGGCGGCATGCGATGCATTTGGCATCGGCGAATCACGTACTCCGATGACGCTCCGAAGATCCTTCTGAGCGCAGAGACCCGCTCGTTTCTTTCCAGTAGTTTGATGATCTGCGCTGAAGCTGTACCATTCACGTTGCTAGGATTATGGCCGGCGTGATCTAGCCGCACTCGTTTCACAAAAACGTTGTGACAATCGCCGGCATCTCCCTTCCGAACCTGTTCTTCTGGAACATCGCACTGAAGCTGATCGATCCTCGTCAACTCGTCTTTGGTGAACAGCGTATCGGGGGCAATCAGGACCGTACCTCTATCTGCCAGCTCTGCACGGTATTCCGCGATGGCATCTTCTGAAAGCAGACCACGTTTATCGCTCATTGTGCGCGCCTTTCGGATTCACTCAAGTTCGCCTCCTCTAATCCGCGTGCAACGAACGGATCGCCAAATCCCAATTCTCGCCGTCGAAATCCTCTACTTCTATGCTTTCGATCGTCGTTTTATCTAGGCATCGAACATTTACGCTGAATCCTGCAGGGTTCGATCGCGGTCGATAAAATGGCTTTACGCCACAAAACCGACAAAACGTATGCCGAGCGATGTTCTTATTGAACTGGTATGTAGTGAGGACGTTTTCGCCGCATTCAATCCTGAGCTTGTCATCGGCAACGAGCATGTGCACAAATCCTGACATTTGGCAGATCGAGCAACTGCACTTCACTGCAGAAATCTCTGCTGGCGCTCGTACGTAGAACTTGACAGATCCACAATGACAGCGGCCGCTGTGTTCCACCTCCGCCCCACTATTTCCGCGAGGCGAATAACTTCCGACTAGATTGCGGCACCACTCTAAGCTGAGACCATACGCCCGATCGAATTCATCCAAGAAACGGTTATTGCAGTCGGCAGGAACCAGTTCGCTAATGAGCCTGGTTGTCATCTCTCCGTGATATTTCTCCGCAGGATCCTCGCCGCCGACATGGGCCTGGAAATACTCAAGATCGTCAGATCGCGCATCAAACGTCTTGACTAAAGTAGTCCACAGTGCCTGGATCATCTCCGCAGCATGTAGCTCGAAGGCGACCATGTGGGCGCAGCGGACTATGGCATCTCGCGACGACAAGCCATGATATAGCGCACGAAGGTACCGGCTCGTTCTGGTGCTGTAGTTAGGCTGTATTGCGCGGCCAAGTAGGCGCGACGCATCTCTTCTAAAGAGCTTTGAGTGGAAGTATTCTGTCTCCAGAATACTGGGTAGCGCAGCGTTGCCGCCCTGGAGAACCCGACTGTGTCCTCCCGTTTCATCCCAACAGATAAAGTTTGCGACCACACTGGTCAGCTCAACGTCCTTCGGGAGCTCTCGATTGCGGTGCATTGCCTCGAATACGAGATCCTTTTGCGATCCCGCCTGCAGATATGGGAACGCCTGTGACATCGCGAAGTATTCAGGTAGTAGACTGGCTACCTGATCTTTGGAGATTTCCGCAGCAAACGGATGGGCGCCATGCAGATCCCGGGCTCTGCGCGCCAAGTGCTCGCCGACCGGTATCTCTGAAGGTTGATCCAGTTTAGAAGAAGAAGGTTGGGATAGCGTCATTCGAGTCCGGGCATAGAGAGAGAGAGAGAGAGAGAGAGAGAGAGAGCGCTTAAGCCGCGCTAGCCTGCGATCACCCCGGACAAAGAGCGGGATTTCCATGTCAGCCTTCCCCTAGCGCCACCCGTCATGCGAGCTAGGTCTGTTGGGTCGCCATCATTTCTTTCTCCATGTTGTCCTGCGGTGCGTGTCCGGTTGGAGACGCGAAGTCGGAAACCTGACAACGTGGCACTATCATTCCACCTCGTCGTCCGGCCCCAGAGCCATTTGCTCACCTCAAGCAAGGCCCGTACCAATTCTCGCGACGTGTCCGGTTGGAAACGATCTGAGCGGAGTCAGAAAGCGCGTGGTTATGCCTTTTTCAAGCAAGGCTCACGCAATCACTTTTGCGGCGGGCCGATTGCTGGGAGACGGGCCGGATCGATTCGTTGGTGGCAGGGCGGGATTGAGACCACGCTTTTTCATTAACGAAAGGTGCTCCTGGGCGAGAGCTGTCTTCGATATAGTTTTACACATGATCAGCGGTGATCTTTGCCTCTACCAGAATGATCCCCAGGGTGGGTCAACGCCGCCGGATAAGCATTCCCGCTTGCTCGCCGATGAGCTGGGAGGGCGGCATTCGATGCGCCCCTCAACGGTAGTCCGCGTATGGCCTTCGTGTTCGACTCGTAGCGGCGCGGCAACAGCTTCAGCAGCAGCTGACTAACGGCACTGACGGGGCCTCGTGGGGCCGCCCTTGATGTAGCTGTTTGCGACGCATAACGGGCTATAGAACAGCTTGTCATTTAGCGCACCGAATGCTCGAAGTACATTTCCGGCGTCTCGCTCGAACTAGTGCTGATTCAGCGCCAGGCGCGCGGCAAGCGGAAGCCATCGCCGAAGAGTCCGGTCCACGACCACATATCACAAAAGGATTTTGAATCCGGCTTGCTCTCCCCCGCCTTTGGCCCGACGCCGATGCGTGCGAAGTTCACGATGGCCTTCGAGACGAGCTGCGGATAGCTGAGGAGAAAGTTCTCCGGCTGGGTATGGATAAGCGCTGGCATATACTTGTCGTTTTTCAGATCCTCATACGATTCATTCAGCATCTTCTTGTACAGTGAAAGAGTACTCGACGTGCTGCGAGCACCGCGCGACTTTACACGGAAGATCGCTTCCGCTGCAATTCTTCCAGAGATAATCGCAAGGTTCAGACGTCCACAATCGCCGGTATTGTTGAGTTCGGCGGCATCCCCAACCACCACCCAGCCTTTGCCGTAGAGCTGGGGTATGGTGTTGTAGCCGCGTTTCGGGATGAGGTGCGCGGAATATTCCTTGAGCTCTGAGCCGTTGATTAGCGGCAGAATCGACGGATGACGTTTGAAGCGTTCGAGTAGCCCGTAAGGCGTTTCGCCCGTTCGCTGGAGGTCGGAGACGAGGCAGCCGATGCCGAGCGAGAGGCACTCCCTATTCGCATAGATAAAACCCATGCCCGTCATGCCGCGCGAGATGGTGCCGGCAGCCTCGATGATGACCCCTTCGTCGCGCTTGAGATTGAATCGAGATTCGATGATCTCGCGCGGCAAGAGGTGCATTTCCTTGACCTGCAGCGCAATATGGTCGGGCGTCAACCGCTCGCGCAAGCCCGCGCGCGTCCCGAGCCAGCCATTGGCGCCCTCGGCGAGCACCACTACATCGGCGTGGATTATGCCATCCTGGCGGTCGGTACGCACACCAATGACGCGGCCGCGACAATTCTGCGCCAACTCCGTAACTGTACTCTGGTACAAGACCGTGGCACCGGCCTCCCTCACCTTCCGGGAGAACCATTTATCGAATACTGCGCGGATAACGATATACTGATTCGGTCGCTTGTCATTGCAGTCGTTGAAGCGGTAGCGCAGCCCGACATGGGAGCGGCTATCCAATAACCAAAATCGCTGCTCGACAAGGCGGCGCTCGAGCGGCGCGCCCTCGCGGAAATCGGGGGCCAGCTGTTCCATGATGTCCCCATCGAGGATGGCAGCCCGCACGTTCTTTGATCCGGAATATTCGCCGCGCTCGAGCTGCAGTACCTTCATGCCACGCTTGGCCATGGTCAGCGCCGCCGCGTTGCCGGCCATTCCGGCGCCAACCACGATGGCATCGAACCTCTCTTCGACCATTGGCCTCTCCCTTGTTCAGTGGCGCATGTTCTCAAAACGTACGCTCGCTTGTGACGCGGTCGCGTGAGCGCGGCGAACATCGAAGGCGGCGAAAGATGGTGGCTCCCAACAGCAGGATCTCCGCCTGATGGCTATTCACGAGATCGGTCGGCGCCATGCTGTAGGACTCGTCGCGGTAATCTGCGAACACGTTGACGGCTGCGACAAGGTCGGCGGGCGTAGGAGAAGAATTCGACCGCGGCGCTGCGTGTCGCCTCGGCCTCGGGACCGACAAACCGGCGCGAGACCAACCTTCCGCTTCTCGGCGAGCTTGCGGCCCGTGCCAGGAGATTGGATGCACCTGCCCGCGCCCCTGTTCGAAACGACCCAGACATGCTTGTCCGCCTTATGCCCCGGCAGCGCCTTCTTGGCAGCGCGCACCCTTTGCGCAAGAAACGCGGGAGCTCTTATCAGATAGTTCATCGCCAAGCCCCTTCAGATCAGGCATCGCGAGCTAGCGCCGCAAGGTCGGCTTCTAGCTTGGGCTGGTGCTTGAAGATGGCGTCGATCAATGCTTGCGCCGGCTGCTCGGCCGCCTCTACCAGCATCGCCTTCTCAGCACGCGCGGACGGCGCGAAGACACGCTTGACGACGGTTGGCGAGCCCTTGAGACCGCATTTGGAGATGTCCTCGACGCCAGCCTCCTGGGCGCTCCATTTCACGATCGGCGCTCGGGCGGCACGCAATGCATCGTCCATGGCACCGCGGCGAATCTGGTTGGTTGCCTCGAGCATGGTGATGAGACACGGCAGCCTGGTGCGGAGCACTTGGACGCCACCTTCGGAGCGCCGTTCTGTTTCTATTGTGCGCGCAGCGAGATCCAGCGCCCTGATCTTTGCGACGTAGGTAAGCTGCAGCACACCGAGCCGCTTCGCGACGCCGGGCCCAACCTGCGCGGTGTCGCCGTCGATGGTCTGCTTACCGGTGAAGATAAGGTCCGGCGGGCCATATTCCTTGCCGATTTTGCGGATGGCGGTCGCGAGCGCGTAAGTCGTTGCCAGCGTATCGGCGCCCGCAAAGCAGCGGTCGGTGAGCAGTACGGCGCGATCGGCGCCAAAGGTCAGCGCTTTGCGTAATGAGTCCTCCGCTGATGGCGGCCCCATTGTAAGGACAGTGATCTCGCCACCGAACTTATCGCGCAACTCCAACGCGGCCTCGAGCGCGAAGAGGTCGTATGGATTAATGATGGTGGGCACGCCCTGACGCATGATCGTGTTGGTCACGGGGTGCACGCGGATCTGCGCGGAGTCGGGAACCTGCTTGATGCAGACGACGTTGTGCATGTGCTTCTCCAGACGTGGCAACGGCTGGCGAACAGAACAGCAAGTGTCGTACCATTGCGCGAATTTCAATATCGGGCAGAAATACAACGGCTTTTGGGAAGCAATGTCACTGTCGCCTGACGTTCGCCGACGCAATTGCGACATTCGTCGTGACTACGACAGCCCGGCTCTCGCGGCGTGATTTGTTCTTGATCTCTCAATGAGAGCGGCCCAAAGACAGGATGCGCTTTGCCAGAGTTGATCCACACGCGATTTTGGGTCTCGTAGCGGCCGCTGCGCTCACGAGAGAGCGTAAGCCCTGAGCCGAGTTGCACTGGACGATGCTTCGCGTCGAGAGGAGCAAGGCGCCGCAATACGTTTGCGGCGTCTGCGACCGCAAGGCACACGGCGGTTTCTTTTGCGCAGGCCTCGCATCGCGCAGCGGTCGCCGCATACGATGCCGCGCGAATCGAACGAGGTCGAACAGCCCCCGATGGTCTCACTGACGGTATCAGGCCGTGAGCTAATGGCCAATGGCGACATGGCCAACGGATTCTTGCTGACAGCTTCGCGTTCGCACGAGCGTAGAAGGCAAGGGACCACCTGTGCCGGGCGGTTGATGCCAGAACCGGCGCTGACGCGGGGGCCGCATCCTATCGTGGCTCCAGGACCGCCCCAAACCATCACGCCTCTATTTTGTTTCGCCAACTATTCGCCATAAGCGGCGATAATCACGGCCCCGACACACCCAAAGTCCGACACTGCTTTAGAAGCGCTTGATCTCGACGCCATATTTCCTCAGGGCGTAGCCAATTTGGCGCGGCGTAAGTCCAAGCAGGCGCGCCGCCTTTGCCTGTACCCAGCCGGATCTTTCCATGGCCGCGATGACACGCTCGCGATCTGCCATCTTCGCACCACCTACAAGAGCTGCGCCGACCGGTGCCAGCGGGGCGAGCTCGCTGCCGAAAGGCGGGATCGATGTAGCAGTCTCGGCCGGCGGCGCGGCGGGCTTAGCGGGCACTGGTCGGATCGGCCCCGACTGCAGCGCCATCTCTTCCGATCCGCTCTTCCACAGCATCGCGGAAAGGCACTGGCCGTGGCAGCAGGCAAAGTCGTCTCTCACGATCGATGGTCCTGGTGTCAGAGTGGCGGTACGCTGCACGCAATTCTCAAGCTCGCGGACGTTTCCGGGAAAACCGCAGTTCGTCAGTACTTCAACCGCGCTTGCATCGAAGGTAAGCGTGCGGCCGTTCTCTCTGTTGAAATTCCTGAGAAACTCGGTCGCGAGGAGCGGAATATCACCGCGCCTTTCGCGCAACGGCGGCAGCAACAAGGGGACCACGCTGATGCGATAATAGAGGTCGGCGCGGAACTCGTTCCTTGCCACCGCCTCTTCCAGGTTCTTATTCGTGGCGGCAATCACGCGAACATCGACCTTAATGGTCTGGTTGCCACCGACGCGCTCGAATTCCTGCTCCTGCAGTACGCGCAACAGCTTTGCCTGGAATGAGGCCGAGATCTCGCCGATCTCGTCCAAAAATAGCGTTCCCTTGTCGGCGAGCTCAAAGCGGCCTTTGCGCGCAGTGAACGCGCTGGTAAAGGCCCCCTTCTCATGACCGAACAATTCGGATTCCAGTACCGTCTCAGGCAGCGCCGCGCAATTGAGTTTTATGAAGGGCCGCTTGGCGCGCGCCGACCGCTCGTGAATGGCCTTAGCGACCAGCTCCTTTCCGGTACCCGACTCGCCGCGCAACAGCACCGTGCTGTTTGATTTGGCTACGACCGCGATCTTCTCGAGCAGCCTGCGCAGCGCCGGGCTGTCGCCAATAATCCCCTCGACATGAACCTTCTTGCGCTCCCGCGCAGGCTGTTTGAGCTCGGTCAATTCCTTTTGCAGCCGGTCCTTCTCCGCCATCAGTCGCTCGCGGTCACACGCGAACAGCCGATGCAGCTTCACTGTCTGCCCCGCTAGGTTGGCGATCATTGTGAGCAGCCGGACGTCGTAATCGAGCCGGTCGCTCGACGCGTTGTCTAGGATGCGATCGATCGTCAGCGTGCCCACGACATTCGCATCGATGCGAATGGGAACGCCGATGAACGAAACTGGCGTGTCGTCGGAGGCCCCGAGCACCTCCTTGTCCGCAGCACTAAAGCTCGGATGCACTGCTACGTTTTCGGCCACGAGCGACTTGTCGGACGCCACGATCTCGTCGATTACCTTCTGCGGCAGGCGCATCCGGAAGCGCTCGTCGCTCCCTTCGCTCCAGCCGGCGCCCACGGTAATGTCCGGCACGCCATCATCGTGGAACAGAGAGACGATGCCGTGCCGCATCTGCACAAACGATTGCAGAAGATCGACGACGTTGGCCAGCGTGACTTCTAGCCGGCAGGGTGCGGTGAGCACTTTCGATATTTCGAAGATCCCGATAATCGCGCTCTCGTACAACGGCACATTAGGGAGCGCGTCGTCCGTCTCGGAGTTTGAGTTAGGCCTTTCGCGCACGGAAGGGATATGCAGCATGACGACGTCTCCGTTGTTATGACCATCCTCCCTGTCATCCTGTTCGGATTTGCGAATATTGTGTTGCATGTCATCCTCGATCTCGCCCCATTTTAGGATGACGCAAGAGATAACTTCTTATTATGGCACGATGGTAAAACTGCATCGCGACACGACGGTAAACTTACAGTGTGCTTTGACTTGCTTATTCTCTGCTCTTGCGAACTCGTCGCGCGCATTCCGTGGGAACACGAATTCCATTGATGTAGATCAAATCAAGTGCGACTTGTTTCTTGCAGGTACAGTCGATCACAGGTGTTGGCCGCCATTGATCGGCACCTCGGTGCCCGTGACATAGCTTGCCGCATCCGAGCATAGGAAGAAGATGACCTTCGCGACTTCTTCGGGTGTGCCCACTCGGCGCAGCGGAATATTTGGTACAAGACGCGCTTCCGTGTTCGGCGACAAAATATCGGTCTTGATCTCGCCGGGCGCGATCGCATTCACGCGAATGCCATGCGGTGCATAGTCGTGCGCCATTTCGCGCGTGAGACACGCGAGCGCGGCTTTCGATGTCGCGTAGGCGGAGCCGGCAAACGGGTGCACTCGGGACCCTGCGATTGAGGTCACGTTGACAATCGATCCTGACGCTGCTTTGAGCTCTTCAAACAGGCCTTGCGCGAGCAGAATCGGCGCCACCAGATTGAGGTGGAACACCTTCATCCAGGTTTCGACTGACGTCGTCAACGCCGTCAGTCGAGTGCCATTCGGCGTCTTCGGTGAAATGCCGGCATTGTTGATCAAGCCGTGCAATGGCGCGCCTGCGAGGCGCTCCTTGATCTCGGCGATGGCGCGCGGCAGCATGCGATGGTTGCTGAGGTCGACCTGGATATGGTTGTCGGCCCCTGACTTCCACGGGCAGCGCCCGCCATCGAATGGTTGGCGCGCGCAAGAAATGATGCGCCAGCCCGCTTCCGAAAACAGCTTTCCGGTGGCGTGACCAATGCCGCGCGACGCGCCGGTTAGCACCAGCGTGTTCTGTTCTCCCTGCTGGATGCGGACTCTATCGGTGTGAAAC encodes the following:
- a CDS encoding GFA family protein; translation: MEIPLFVRGDRRLARLKRSLSLSLSLSLYARTRMTLSQPSSSKLDQPSEIPVGEHLARRARDLHGAHPFAAEISKDQVASLLPEYFAMSQAFPYLQAGSQKDLVFEAMHRNRELPKDVELTSVVANFICWDETGGHSRVLQGGNAALPSILETEYFHSKLFRRDASRLLGRAIQPNYSTRTSRYLRALYHGLSSRDAIVRCAHMVAFELHAAEMIQALWTTLVKTFDARSDDLEYFQAHVGGEDPAEKYHGEMTTRLISELVPADCNNRFLDEFDRAYGLSLEWCRNLVGSYSPRGNSGAEVEHSGRCHCGSVKFYVRAPAEISAVKCSCSICQMSGFVHMLVADDKLRIECGENVLTTYQFNKNIARHTFCRFCGVKPFYRPRSNPAGFSVNVRCLDKTTIESIEVEDFDGENWDLAIRSLHAD
- a CDS encoding 2OG-Fe(II) oxygenase encodes the protein MSDKRGLLSEDAIAEYRAELADRGTVLIAPDTLFTKDELTRIDQLQCDVPEEQVRKGDAGDCHNVFVKRVRLDHAGHNPSNVNGTASAQIIKLLERNERVSALRRIFGASSEYVIRRCQMHRMPPGSFVGIHLDAESDPDFEYSVIVQLTTEFEGGEFVVYPTDRKRQVFRPHFGTVLITTCRFWHEVRKVHAGERRSLVYFCSKYDGVNRRIVEDHAARVRSAS
- a CDS encoding FAD-dependent oxidoreductase, whose protein sequence is MVEERFDAIVVGAGMAGNAAALTMAKRGMKVLQLERGEYSGSKNVRAAILDGDIMEQLAPDFREGAPLERRLVEQRFWLLDSRSHVGLRYRFNDCNDKRPNQYIVIRAVFDKWFSRKVREAGATVLYQSTVTELAQNCRGRVIGVRTDRQDGIIHADVVVLAEGANGWLGTRAGLRERLTPDHIALQVKEMHLLPREIIESRFNLKRDEGVIIEAAGTISRGMTGMGFIYANRECLSLGIGCLVSDLQRTGETPYGLLERFKRHPSILPLINGSELKEYSAHLIPKRGYNTIPQLYGKGWVVVGDAAELNNTGDCGRLNLAIISGRIAAEAIFRVKSRGARSTSSTLSLYKKMLNESYEDLKNDKYMPALIHTQPENFLLSYPQLVSKAIVNFARIGVGPKAGESKPDSKSFCDMWSWTGLFGDGFRLPRAWR
- a CDS encoding class I adenylate-forming enzyme family protein, encoding MVDLCTLIERNAAFSPDKPAIHFEGETLSYASFNQMIEQVARALKSQLGVERGDRVAILSLNRPDHLVLLYACARLGAMLVPLNWRLAVAEQLFILSDADAKVLVVEHAFEALLPALADQLPDIFVVGLDFAPLGGSRWDGLLDRGHGDGRNPHTDLSCPLLIVYTSGTTGRPKGAVLSQETLLWNGMMSQHMHGITSADHVLTVLPLFHVGGLNIQTTPALHHGATVTIHTRFTPEATLAAIGRDRPTLTVLVPATIQALTEHPQWSTTDLTSLRAISAGSTMVPQHLIERFVARSVPVLQVYGSTETCPIAVYTRLGGDLSREGTTGLPGLCCEVEIINDAGNKQPPGTLGEIVVRGPNVFCEYWGNQDATGEALHNGWYHTGDIGRRDADGYFWVQDRKKNLIISGGENIYPAEVERVLMEHPDVAECAVIGRPDSRWDEVPVAYVIRRSSARIEAEALSAHMQSQLARFKVPREIIFTEELPRTALGKIQHYMLKELDARSTRQRDTK
- a CDS encoding electron transfer flavoprotein subunit beta/FixA family protein — translated: MHNVVCIKQVPDSAQIRVHPVTNTIMRQGVPTIINPYDLFALEAALELRDKFGGEITVLTMGPPSAEDSLRKALTFGADRAVLLTDRCFAGADTLATTYALATAIRKIGKEYGPPDLIFTGKQTIDGDTAQVGPGVAKRLGVLQLTYVAKIRALDLAARTIETERRSEGGVQVLRTRLPCLITMLEATNQIRRGAMDDALRAARAPIVKWSAQEAGVEDISKCGLKGSPTVVKRVFAPSARAEKAMLVEAAEQPAQALIDAIFKHQPKLEADLAALARDA
- a CDS encoding SDR family NAD(P)-dependent oxidoreductase, with translation MVLTGASRGIGHATGKLFSEAGWRIISCARQPFDGGRCPWKSGADNHIQVDLSNHRMLPRAIAEIKERLAGAPLHGLINNAGISPKTPNGTRLTALTTSVETWMKVFHLNLVAPILLAQGLFEELKAASGSIVNVTSIAGSRVHPFAGSAYATSKAALACLTREMAHDYAPHGIRVNAIAPGEIKTDILSPNTEARLVPNIPLRRVGTPEEVAKVIFFLCSDAASYVTGTEVPINGGQHL
- the nifA gene encoding nif-specific transcriptional activator NifA encodes the protein MQHNIRKSEQDDREDGHNNGDVVMLHIPSVRERPNSNSETDDALPNVPLYESAIIGIFEISKVLTAPCRLEVTLANVVDLLQSFVQMRHGIVSLFHDDGVPDITVGAGWSEGSDERFRMRLPQKVIDEIVASDKSLVAENVAVHPSFSAADKEVLGASDDTPVSFIGVPIRIDANVVGTLTIDRILDNASSDRLDYDVRLLTMIANLAGQTVKLHRLFACDRERLMAEKDRLQKELTELKQPARERKKVHVEGIIGDSPALRRLLEKIAVVAKSNSTVLLRGESGTGKELVAKAIHERSARAKRPFIKLNCAALPETVLESELFGHEKGAFTSAFTARKGRFELADKGTLFLDEIGEISASFQAKLLRVLQEQEFERVGGNQTIKVDVRVIAATNKNLEEAVARNEFRADLYYRISVVPLLLPPLRERRGDIPLLATEFLRNFNRENGRTLTFDASAVEVLTNCGFPGNVRELENCVQRTATLTPGPSIVRDDFACCHGQCLSAMLWKSGSEEMALQSGPIRPVPAKPAAPPAETATSIPPFGSELAPLAPVGAALVGGAKMADRERVIAAMERSGWVQAKAARLLGLTPRQIGYALRKYGVEIKRF